From a region of the Streptomyces caniferus genome:
- a CDS encoding ABC transporter permease subunit — translation MSRTTTVGAPVGTAADGGPAGAVRRGLLHGLPWLVWHRHRSLLRIALLITVAGCATFAYQRIGLMDFLHTKGASASAGGPVADEFQNSFGTMLKNDIQFLELLPVLAGMFLGAPLIAGEQERGTVKLVTTQSVSRGRWIAATLGLPLALVALCTTLLSAAFTWLWSPAHALVADGDWLESGAFDTTGPVPVAKTLFLTACGIALGMLIKRVTAAMAATVVLTALVSVVWTEKVRPLLGTLRSVSYPYDGDGPRLPAAAVRIDDWVSTADGKLYGFGTCVHGDAEACRAKLGIVNRVTQYFDYGQMAGMQWLGAGILLALAAVILSFVVWQAHRRPL, via the coding sequence GTGAGCCGGACCACCACCGTCGGCGCACCGGTCGGGACGGCCGCGGACGGCGGCCCCGCAGGCGCCGTCCGACGCGGCCTGCTGCACGGCCTGCCCTGGCTGGTCTGGCACCGGCACCGCTCGCTGCTGCGCATCGCCCTGCTGATCACCGTCGCGGGCTGTGCGACCTTCGCCTACCAGCGCATCGGCCTGATGGACTTCCTGCACACCAAGGGCGCCTCGGCGTCCGCCGGGGGGCCGGTGGCCGACGAGTTCCAGAACAGCTTCGGCACGATGCTCAAGAACGACATCCAGTTCCTGGAGTTGCTGCCGGTACTCGCCGGCATGTTCCTCGGCGCCCCCCTGATCGCGGGCGAGCAGGAGCGCGGCACCGTCAAGCTGGTCACCACCCAGTCGGTCAGCCGCGGCCGCTGGATCGCCGCCACGCTCGGCCTGCCGCTGGCCCTCGTCGCACTGTGCACCACCCTGCTGTCGGCCGCCTTCACCTGGCTGTGGTCACCGGCCCACGCCCTGGTCGCCGACGGTGACTGGCTGGAGAGCGGCGCCTTCGACACCACCGGACCGGTCCCGGTCGCCAAGACCCTGTTCCTGACCGCCTGCGGTATCGCCCTCGGCATGCTGATCAAGCGGGTGACGGCGGCGATGGCGGCCACCGTCGTCCTCACCGCCCTCGTCTCCGTGGTCTGGACCGAGAAGGTGCGCCCGCTCCTCGGCACACTGCGCAGCGTCAGCTACCCGTACGACGGCGACGGCCCCCGGCTGCCGGCCGCCGCCGTGCGGATCGACGACTGGGTGTCCACCGCCGACGGCAAGCTCTACGGCTTCGGCACCTGCGTCCACGGCGACGCCGAGGCCTGCCGGGCCAAGCTGGGCATCGTCAACCGGGTGACCCAGTACTTCGACTACGGGCAGATGGCGGGCATGCAGTGGCTGGGCGCGGGGATCCTGCTGGCGCTGGCGGCCGTGATCCTCTCGTTCGTCGTGTGGCAGGCACACCGGCGGCCGCTCTGA
- a CDS encoding AfsR/SARP family transcriptional regulator has translation MNNDRLLTLGTGRLRTVAAILISEVNQVVPVNRMIDLAWDADPPASARGVVHNHVHRLRRLLAGHAELTTRGQGYALIADPCAVDANRFQDLVFGARDAEPRTAVTMLRQALGMWRGEALADVPGDRVRRMLGTGLAQARVAALQDLGAKLLVLGRYGEVVTELTAWLAEHPLHEELNALLMRALQASGRQAEALDHYHRTRRQLKDQLGIDPGPALDEAYLAVLGQKRAGAPRPARPPEVGPGPAAPQASGRLPAPRPAVAQLPPPIGDFCGRVAELATLDQHLDRVPEPGCVVLAGGGGAGKTTLAVQWAHRLKDAFPDGQLFVDLRGFERPPMRAGTALSAFLRALGVPEAEIPDAVTERSALYRSLLAGRRMLVLLDNAGTAEQARPLLPATPGCLALVTSRRRLSGLMVHDGAALVTVGPLAPADALQLLGNALGPERLAAEGAAARGLVERCDRLPLALRIAAARLMAHPDWSLACWTKKLADERRRLPELSAPEADLSVEASLYRSYRALSSGAARLFRILGLHPGTCVGVPTAAALAGREAERTRRHLAELCDAHLLAEQAQGHYVWAGLVRSYAAQLVAAEETRSEQDLAVRRLLDHFLRSGAPCG, from the coding sequence GTGAACAATGACCGACTGCTGACCCTGGGAACGGGCCGACTGCGCACCGTGGCCGCAATTCTGATCAGTGAGGTCAATCAAGTCGTCCCGGTCAACAGAATGATCGACCTCGCCTGGGACGCGGATCCGCCGGCCAGCGCGAGAGGCGTCGTCCACAATCACGTGCACCGCCTGCGCCGGCTGCTGGCCGGCCATGCCGAACTCACCACCCGTGGACAGGGATACGCCCTGATCGCCGATCCGTGCGCGGTGGACGCCAACCGGTTCCAGGACCTGGTCTTCGGCGCTCGGGACGCCGAGCCGCGGACCGCCGTCACGATGCTGCGCCAGGCCCTGGGCATGTGGCGGGGCGAGGCGTTGGCGGATGTGCCCGGCGACCGGGTGCGCCGGATGCTGGGCACCGGTCTGGCCCAGGCCAGGGTGGCGGCGCTGCAGGATCTCGGGGCGAAGCTGCTGGTGCTCGGCCGCTACGGGGAAGTGGTCACGGAGTTGACCGCATGGCTCGCGGAGCATCCCCTGCACGAGGAGCTGAACGCCCTTCTGATGCGCGCGCTGCAGGCGAGCGGCCGGCAGGCCGAAGCCCTCGACCACTACCACCGGACCAGGCGGCAGTTGAAGGACCAGCTGGGCATCGATCCCGGTCCGGCCCTCGACGAGGCCTACCTGGCGGTGCTCGGCCAAAAGCGCGCGGGCGCGCCGCGCCCGGCCCGTCCCCCCGAGGTCGGTCCGGGCCCGGCCGCCCCCCAGGCCTCCGGCCGGCTGCCGGCGCCGCGGCCCGCCGTCGCCCAACTCCCGCCCCCTATAGGCGACTTCTGTGGCCGCGTGGCCGAGCTCGCGACGCTGGACCAGCACCTGGACCGGGTGCCGGAACCGGGCTGCGTGGTGCTCGCGGGCGGGGGAGGAGCCGGCAAGACCACTCTGGCGGTGCAGTGGGCGCACCGCCTCAAGGACGCGTTCCCCGACGGGCAGCTCTTCGTCGACCTGCGGGGCTTCGAGCGGCCCCCGATGCGCGCCGGAACCGCGCTGTCCGCGTTCCTGCGGGCCCTGGGGGTGCCGGAGGCGGAGATCCCCGACGCGGTCACGGAGCGCTCGGCGCTGTACCGCTCGCTGCTCGCCGGACGGCGGATGCTCGTCCTGCTGGACAACGCCGGCACGGCTGAACAGGCCCGCCCGCTGCTGCCCGCGACACCGGGCTGCCTGGCGCTGGTGACCAGCCGAAGACGTCTGAGCGGGCTGATGGTCCACGACGGGGCCGCACTGGTCACGGTGGGACCGCTGGCCCCGGCCGACGCCCTCCAGCTGCTCGGCAACGCGCTGGGGCCGGAGCGTCTGGCGGCGGAGGGGGCCGCCGCCAGGGGACTCGTCGAACGGTGCGACCGGCTGCCGCTGGCGCTGCGGATCGCCGCGGCACGGCTGATGGCCCACCCCGACTGGTCGCTGGCGTGCTGGACGAAGAAGCTGGCCGACGAGCGCCGCCGGCTGCCCGAGCTGTCCGCACCCGAGGCCGATCTGTCCGTGGAGGCCAGCCTCTACCGCAGCTACCGGGCGCTGTCGAGCGGCGCCGCCCGGCTGTTCCGCATCCTCGGACTGCACCCCGGCACCTGTGTGGGCGTCCCGACCGCGGCGGCCCTGGCCGGTCGGGAGGCCGAGCGCACCCGGCGGCACCTCGCCGAGCTGTGCGACGCGCATCTGCTCGCCGAGCAGGCGCAGGGGCACTATGTCTGGGCCGGGCTGGTGCGCAGCTATGCCGCGCAGCTCGTCGCGGCGGAGGAGACGCGGTCCGAGCAGGACCTGGCCGTACGGCGCCTGCTCGACCACTTCCTGCGGTCCGGGGCGCCGTGCGGCTGA
- a CDS encoding GntR family transcriptional regulator, which translates to MVSVVEFRIDRRSGVATYLQIVQQVQQALRLGILVEGDRLPTAAQVAATTKVNPNTTLKAYRELEREGLVEPRPGLGTFVSRTLARPESAADALLREELRSWMDRARTEGLAREDVQALVNSVLQDRYPDS; encoded by the coding sequence GTGGTGAGCGTCGTCGAGTTCCGCATCGACCGCCGCAGCGGCGTCGCCACCTACCTCCAGATCGTCCAACAGGTCCAGCAGGCCCTGCGGTTGGGCATCCTGGTGGAGGGCGACCGCCTGCCGACCGCCGCGCAGGTCGCCGCCACGACCAAGGTCAACCCCAATACGACCCTCAAGGCGTACCGCGAACTGGAGCGCGAGGGCCTGGTCGAACCGCGCCCGGGCCTCGGCACCTTCGTCAGCCGTACGCTCGCCCGCCCCGAGTCCGCGGCGGACGCCCTGCTGCGCGAGGAGCTCCGCTCCTGGATGGACCGGGCCCGCACGGAGGGACTGGCCCGGGAGGACGTCCAGGCGCTGGTGAACTCGGTGCTGCAGGACCGGTATCCGGACAGCTGA
- a CDS encoding alpha/beta fold hydrolase, whose protein sequence is MSAIYKSEAGAHEIRRRYQEDLRNWPVPAEQLRVPTREGETFVMVSGPRDAPPLVLLHGSGANTTTWQDDIASWSRHFRTYALDLIGEPGLSAPSRPPLSSDSHARWLDDVLDGLGITSTSLVGMSLGGWVALDYATRHPERVTRLALLCPGGIGKQKTGWLFKALLLRPFGRWGARRSVRTVAGLHTPEARHVLDQVMLTFSHFNPRTERLPVFPDSALRRLTMPVLLTAGVRDVMFDSTESARRIRHCLPHATVNLLPHAGHAILGQTDSVLTFLRS, encoded by the coding sequence ATGAGTGCGATCTACAAATCCGAGGCCGGCGCGCACGAGATCCGGCGGCGCTACCAGGAGGACCTGCGCAACTGGCCGGTCCCCGCCGAGCAGCTACGGGTGCCGACCCGCGAGGGCGAGACCTTCGTCATGGTCTCCGGCCCCCGGGACGCGCCGCCCCTCGTGCTGCTGCACGGCTCGGGTGCGAACACCACGACGTGGCAGGACGACATCGCCTCCTGGTCGCGGCACTTCCGCACCTACGCCCTCGACCTCATCGGCGAACCGGGCTTGAGCGCGCCGTCCCGCCCGCCCCTGTCCTCCGACTCCCATGCCCGCTGGCTGGACGACGTACTGGACGGCCTCGGGATCACCAGCACCTCGCTCGTCGGGATGTCGCTCGGCGGCTGGGTGGCGCTGGACTACGCCACCCGCCACCCCGAGCGGGTGACCCGCCTGGCCCTGCTCTGCCCCGGCGGCATCGGGAAGCAGAAGACCGGCTGGCTCTTCAAGGCCCTGCTCCTGCGCCCCTTCGGACGCTGGGGCGCACGCCGGTCGGTCCGCACCGTCGCGGGCCTGCACACACCGGAGGCCCGTCACGTCCTCGACCAGGTGATGCTGACCTTCTCCCACTTCAACCCGCGCACCGAGCGACTGCCCGTCTTCCCCGACAGCGCACTGCGCCGCCTGACCATGCCGGTCCTGCTGACCGCCGGCGTCCGCGACGTCATGTTCGACTCCACCGAATCCGCCCGCCGCATACGCCACTGCCTCCCCCACGCAACCGTGAACCTCCTGCCCCACGCAGGTCACGCCATCCTCGGACAGACCGACTCCGTCCTGACCTTCCTCCGCTCCTGA
- a CDS encoding MerR family transcriptional regulator — MSYSVGQVSGFAGITVRTLHHYDKAGLLSPSDRSPAGYRLYSDADLARLQQILFYRELGFPLDEIATILADPQANALDHLRARHRLLTGQIATLQRLVEVAEHAMEVQQTGVELTPEERFEVFGEVTFDLTYATQAHLKWQHRESYQHSMARAAAHSKEDWATIMAEAADWRLRLIAAFDAEEPADGPRAMDLAEEHRQHIARWFTPCPTDVHARIADGFVTDPRAFALVVPATEQRPGLAPYLHTAVHANAVRRSSRHEA; from the coding sequence ATGAGCTACTCGGTCGGGCAGGTCTCCGGCTTCGCGGGGATCACGGTGCGGACCCTGCACCACTACGACAAGGCCGGGCTGCTCTCCCCCAGCGACCGCAGCCCCGCCGGCTACCGCCTCTACAGCGACGCCGACCTCGCCCGGCTGCAGCAGATCCTCTTCTACCGGGAGCTCGGCTTCCCGCTCGACGAGATCGCCACCATCCTGGCGGACCCGCAGGCCAACGCCCTCGATCACCTCCGCGCCCGGCACCGCCTCCTCACCGGCCAGATCGCCACACTGCAGCGGCTGGTCGAGGTCGCCGAACACGCCATGGAGGTCCAGCAGACCGGCGTGGAGCTGACCCCCGAGGAGCGGTTCGAGGTCTTCGGCGAGGTGACCTTCGACCTCACCTACGCCACCCAGGCCCATCTGAAGTGGCAGCACCGCGAGAGCTACCAGCACTCGATGGCACGGGCCGCCGCGCACTCCAAGGAGGACTGGGCCACGATCATGGCCGAGGCCGCCGACTGGCGCCTGCGGCTCATCGCCGCCTTCGACGCCGAGGAACCCGCGGACGGCCCACGGGCCATGGATCTCGCCGAGGAACACCGGCAGCACATCGCCCGCTGGTTCACCCCGTGCCCCACCGACGTCCACGCCCGGATCGCCGACGGCTTCGTCACCGATCCCCGCGCCTTCGCCCTGGTCGTCCCCGCCACCGAACAACGCCCCGGCCTCGCCCCGTACCTGCACACGGCCGTCCACGCGAACGCCGTACGCCGCTCCTCGCGCCACGAGGCCTGA
- a CDS encoding M23 family metallopeptidase — protein MTTFRQRPPLRRMLLHAIATAAMGSVLPLTASQVAHAAGAAPSPVGTWAHPTTSHYRISSPYGVRGTWRAGHHTGIDLAVRSGTRVRSVGSGTVVLARRSGAYGKAVTIRMKDGRYVLFGHLSRITVRPGQKVRARTRLGYSGATGRVTGPHLHFEVRKSRRYGSDINPLAYLAQHGIRLTSRSFTR, from the coding sequence ATGACCACATTCCGCCAACGCCCCCCGCTCCGCAGAATGCTGCTCCACGCCATAGCCACGGCGGCCATGGGCTCCGTCCTCCCCCTGACGGCCTCCCAGGTGGCCCACGCCGCCGGTGCCGCCCCCTCCCCCGTCGGCACCTGGGCCCACCCCACGACCTCCCACTACCGCATCAGCTCGCCCTACGGCGTACGCGGCACCTGGCGCGCCGGCCACCACACCGGCATCGACCTCGCCGTCCGCTCCGGCACCCGGGTCAGATCCGTCGGCTCCGGCACCGTCGTCCTCGCCAGGAGGTCGGGCGCCTACGGCAAGGCCGTGACGATCCGGATGAAGGACGGCCGCTACGTCCTCTTCGGCCACCTCTCGCGCATCACCGTCCGCCCCGGCCAGAAGGTCCGCGCCCGCACCCGCCTCGGCTACAGCGGCGCCACCGGCCGCGTCACCGGCCCCCACCTCCACTTCGAGGTACGCAAGAGCCGCCGCTACGGATCGGACATCAACCCCCTCGCCTACCTCGCCCAACACGGCATCCGCCTGACCTCCCGCTCCTTCACCCGCTGA
- a CDS encoding exodeoxyribonuclease III gives MLTVTTVNVNGLRAAAKKGFVPWLAETAADVLCLQEVRAEAAQLPEEVREPAGWHTVHAPAAAKGRAGVSLCTRREPERVQVGFGSAEFDDSGRYVEADLPGVTVASLYLPSGEVGTERQDEKERFLAEFLPYLVDLRKRAAADGREVVVCGDWNIAHQEADLKNWKANQKKSGFLPEERAWLSDVLDETRGGYVDVVRGLHPDTEGPYSWWSYRGRAFDNDAGWRIDYQLATPGLARRAVKAWVERAAAYDQRWSDHAPVTVVYER, from the coding sequence ATGCTCACCGTGACCACTGTGAATGTGAACGGCCTGCGTGCCGCGGCCAAGAAGGGCTTCGTGCCGTGGCTGGCGGAGACCGCGGCCGATGTGCTGTGCCTCCAGGAGGTGCGGGCCGAGGCCGCTCAGCTCCCGGAAGAGGTGCGGGAGCCCGCGGGGTGGCACACCGTGCACGCCCCGGCGGCGGCCAAGGGCCGGGCCGGGGTCTCGCTCTGCACGCGGCGGGAGCCGGAGCGGGTCCAGGTGGGCTTCGGGTCGGCGGAATTCGACGACAGCGGGCGGTACGTCGAGGCGGACCTGCCCGGGGTGACCGTCGCCAGCCTCTACCTGCCCTCCGGCGAGGTCGGCACCGAGCGGCAGGACGAGAAGGAACGCTTCCTGGCGGAGTTCCTGCCCTACCTCGTCGACCTGCGCAAGCGGGCCGCGGCGGACGGCCGTGAGGTGGTGGTGTGCGGCGACTGGAACATCGCCCACCAGGAGGCCGACCTGAAGAACTGGAAGGCCAACCAGAAGAAGTCCGGCTTCCTCCCCGAGGAGCGCGCCTGGCTGAGCGATGTCCTCGACGAGACCCGCGGCGGCTATGTGGACGTCGTCCGCGGCCTGCACCCGGACACCGAGGGCCCGTACTCGTGGTGGTCCTACCGGGGCCGCGCCTTCGACAACGACGCGGGGTGGCGCATCGACTACCAGCTCGCCACGCCCGGCCTCGCCCGGCGCGCGGTGAAGGCCTGGGTGGAGCGCGCGGCCGCCTACGACCAGCGGTGGAGCGATCATGCGCCGGTGACGGTGGTGTACGAGCGCTGA
- a CDS encoding ABC transporter ATP-binding protein yields MSDPSPWAIEAEGLGKKYRRGWALRDCSFRLPAGHICALVGPNGAGKSTFLGTATRLLQPTTGTLKLFGVPVSDPAVLQRVAFLAQDKPLYPRFTVAETLRLGRELNPRWDQALAERIVRSGKVPFDARIGTLSGGQRTRVAFALAFGKRPALLLLDEPMSDLDPLARHELSGLLMAEAAEHGTTVLMSSHMLAEMEVMCDYLLVLAEGRLRMAGQTDELVPAHVLVTGVADGDGTVPEELRTRHTVVESRVTGRQFSALVRPHGPLSDSWETLAPSLEEVLLACLRSPDAPTLIADEARIDGPREAAA; encoded by the coding sequence GTGAGCGACCCGAGCCCATGGGCCATCGAGGCCGAAGGACTGGGGAAGAAGTACCGCCGCGGCTGGGCGCTGCGGGACTGCTCCTTCCGGCTCCCCGCCGGCCACATCTGCGCGCTCGTCGGACCCAACGGCGCGGGCAAGAGCACGTTCCTGGGCACCGCGACCCGGCTGCTGCAGCCGACCACCGGAACCCTGAAGCTGTTCGGCGTCCCGGTCTCCGACCCGGCCGTGCTGCAGCGGGTCGCCTTCCTCGCGCAGGACAAGCCCCTCTACCCGCGCTTCACCGTGGCCGAGACCCTGCGCCTGGGCCGCGAGCTGAACCCGCGCTGGGACCAGGCACTGGCCGAGCGGATCGTACGGTCGGGGAAGGTGCCGTTCGACGCGCGGATCGGGACCCTCTCGGGCGGCCAGCGCACCCGCGTCGCCTTCGCCCTCGCCTTCGGCAAGCGGCCCGCGCTGCTGCTGCTCGACGAGCCGATGTCCGACCTCGACCCGCTCGCCCGGCACGAGCTGTCGGGGCTGCTGATGGCCGAGGCCGCCGAGCACGGCACGACGGTCCTGATGTCGTCCCACATGCTCGCCGAGATGGAGGTCATGTGCGACTACCTCCTCGTCCTCGCCGAGGGCCGGCTGCGGATGGCCGGCCAGACCGATGAGCTGGTGCCCGCGCACGTGCTGGTGACGGGCGTGGCCGACGGCGACGGCACGGTGCCCGAGGAGCTGCGGACCCGGCACACCGTGGTCGAGTCCCGGGTCACCGGGCGGCAGTTCAGCGCCCTGGTCCGGCCGCACGGCCCGCTCTCCGACAGCTGGGAGACCCTCGCGCCGAGCCTGGAGGAGGTCCTGCTGGCCTGTCTGCGCTCGCCCGACGCGCCCACCCTGATCGCGGACGAGGCCCGTATCGACGGACCGCGGGAGGCCGCCGCGTGA
- a CDS encoding glycosyltransferase yields the protein MTHKILITAAGSYGDVAPYTGVGARLREAGHEVALATHDTYADLVRAAGLEFRRLPADPRTRAHRPGAAGEAQPTAPAGGRTLMRQAAAFIKELGGGIADAAHEDTGLLLLSATTAPLGHHLAEALDIPSLDLPLVPGAPTGDFAPVVGGGRSLGRGGNRAAGRLSLRVIDRLYADATRDLRTRLGLPPAAPRTVRRRTEAAGRPVLHGFSEVLVPRPADWRTGLDVVGNWWPWHAPDAQLPPVVEDFLAAGPPPVFIGFGSMAGGDGERVSTLAVRALRRAGLRGILQSGWAGLTTRHTPEHADVLTIGDVPHALLFPRMSAVVHHCGAGTAAAGLRAKVPTVPVPVTADQPFWAHRLTALGAATAPIPFRELSADNAADRLAHALAQATAAPERRRHAAEAAHRLAAEDGAGEVLAAVERLRG from the coding sequence ATGACCCACAAGATCCTCATCACCGCCGCCGGTTCGTACGGCGACGTCGCCCCGTACACCGGCGTGGGCGCCCGGCTCCGCGAGGCCGGCCACGAGGTCGCCCTCGCCACCCACGACACCTACGCCGACCTCGTACGCGCCGCCGGCCTGGAGTTCCGCCGCCTGCCGGCCGACCCCCGCACCCGCGCCCACCGGCCCGGCGCCGCCGGAGAGGCACAGCCCACCGCCCCCGCCGGCGGACGCACCCTCATGCGCCAGGCCGCCGCCTTCATCAAGGAACTCGGCGGCGGCATCGCCGACGCGGCCCACGAGGACACCGGCCTCCTCCTGCTCTCCGCCACCACCGCGCCCCTCGGCCACCACCTCGCCGAGGCGCTGGACATCCCGTCCCTGGACCTGCCCCTGGTGCCCGGCGCCCCCACCGGCGACTTCGCCCCGGTCGTCGGCGGCGGCCGCTCACTGGGCCGCGGGGGCAACCGCGCCGCCGGCCGCCTCTCGCTCCGCGTCATCGACCGCCTCTACGCCGACGCGACCCGCGACCTGCGCACCCGCCTCGGCCTGCCGCCCGCCGCCCCCCGCACGGTCCGCCGTCGCACCGAAGCCGCCGGCCGGCCGGTCCTGCACGGCTTCAGCGAGGTCCTGGTGCCCCGCCCCGCGGACTGGCGTACCGGCCTGGACGTGGTCGGGAACTGGTGGCCCTGGCATGCCCCCGACGCCCAACTCCCGCCCGTAGTGGAGGACTTCCTCGCCGCTGGCCCGCCCCCGGTCTTCATCGGCTTCGGCAGCATGGCGGGCGGCGACGGCGAGCGCGTGAGCACCCTCGCGGTACGCGCCCTGCGCCGGGCCGGGCTGCGCGGCATCCTCCAGTCCGGCTGGGCCGGGCTGACCACCCGCCACACCCCGGAGCACGCCGACGTCCTCACCATCGGCGACGTCCCGCACGCCCTGCTCTTCCCCCGGATGTCCGCAGTGGTGCACCACTGCGGCGCCGGCACCGCCGCCGCGGGGCTGCGTGCGAAGGTCCCCACGGTCCCGGTCCCGGTCACCGCCGACCAGCCCTTCTGGGCCCACCGCCTGACCGCCCTGGGCGCTGCCACCGCCCCGATCCCCTTCCGCGAGCTGTCCGCCGACAACGCCGCCGACCGCCTGGCCCACGCCCTCGCCCAGGCCACCGCCGCCCCCGAGCGCCGCCGGCACGCCGCCGAGGCCGCCCACCGCCTCGCCGCCGAGGACGGCGCCGGCGAGGTCCTCGCGGCGGTCGAACGCCTGCGGGGATGA
- a CDS encoding helix-turn-helix domain-containing protein yields the protein MTDSLYSVEQVAERLGLHVRTIRNYVRDGRLPAVRIGKQYRIAHEDLEAFTGRPVNAPGDTAGQQRHTEVSSIVEIDAISRHTADRLTTLLMSSAAHRSPGDAPLRIETAYDAERSRMKVIVLGGLADTARLFDYMEGVLAS from the coding sequence ATGACCGACAGCCTCTACTCCGTGGAACAGGTAGCCGAACGCCTGGGCCTGCACGTCCGCACCATCCGCAACTACGTGCGGGACGGCCGGCTGCCCGCGGTCCGCATCGGCAAGCAGTACCGGATCGCGCACGAGGACCTCGAAGCGTTCACCGGCCGCCCGGTGAACGCCCCCGGCGACACGGCCGGGCAGCAGCGGCACACCGAGGTGTCGAGCATCGTGGAGATCGACGCGATCAGCCGCCACACGGCCGACCGCCTGACCACCCTCCTGATGAGCTCGGCCGCCCATCGCAGCCCGGGGGACGCCCCCCTGCGGATCGAGACGGCCTACGACGCGGAGCGGTCCCGGATGAAGGTCATCGTCCTGGGCGGCCTGGCCGACACCGCCCGGCTGTTCGACTACATGGAGGGGGTACTCGCCTCATGA
- a CDS encoding stress protein → MSTKNVLKKSIAAAALCAALCGTAVAFPATASASPVAAAAAAGESPVDVGANANLNFNVDVLGIANKIESSIKTAQNREGFVKNLMESAFYASGGQYNVMVHNLSQPYEEHLNGVKAYGSATYDGVVYGIWVFEDGEFTNQGDGGYINWAFKGWFDRPDNGGYVKFSRP, encoded by the coding sequence ATGTCCACGAAGAACGTGCTGAAGAAGAGCATCGCCGCGGCAGCCCTGTGCGCGGCGCTGTGCGGCACGGCCGTCGCCTTCCCGGCAACGGCCTCGGCCTCGCCGGTCGCCGCCGCCGCGGCCGCGGGCGAATCGCCCGTCGATGTCGGCGCCAACGCCAACCTGAACTTCAATGTCGACGTGCTCGGCATCGCCAACAAGATCGAGTCGTCGATCAAGACCGCCCAGAACCGCGAGGGCTTCGTCAAGAACCTGATGGAGTCGGCGTTCTACGCCAGCGGCGGCCAGTACAACGTCATGGTGCACAACCTCAGCCAGCCCTACGAGGAGCACCTGAACGGCGTGAAGGCGTACGGCTCCGCCACCTATGACGGCGTCGTCTACGGCATCTGGGTCTTCGAGGACGGCGAGTTCACGAACCAGGGCGACGGCGGCTACATCAACTGGGCCTTCAAGGGCTGGTTCGACCGCCCGGACAACGGCGGCTACGTGAAGTTCTCCCGCCCCTGA
- a CDS encoding GNAT family N-acetyltransferase, translating into MEIRTVRYDHPDAVALDALVQQEYVRRYGDGDITPLDPEMFAPPHGTYLIAYDGARPLATGGWRRQEDTAEGYALGDAEIKRMFVVAEARGRGLARRILAALEADARAAGRSRMVLETGTEQPEALELYASSGYALVERKFGLYRTYDDSRCMVKSLVAAD; encoded by the coding sequence ATGGAGATACGTACCGTCCGCTACGACCACCCCGACGCGGTGGCGCTCGACGCACTGGTGCAGCAGGAGTACGTCCGCCGCTACGGCGACGGGGACATCACACCGCTGGACCCGGAGATGTTCGCCCCTCCGCACGGTACGTACCTGATCGCCTACGACGGCGCCCGCCCGCTGGCCACCGGCGGATGGCGGCGCCAGGAGGACACGGCCGAGGGCTACGCGCTCGGCGACGCCGAGATCAAGCGGATGTTCGTGGTCGCCGAGGCGCGCGGACGGGGGCTGGCCCGGCGGATCCTGGCCGCCCTTGAAGCGGACGCACGGGCCGCCGGACGCTCCCGCATGGTGCTGGAGACCGGCACCGAGCAGCCCGAGGCGCTGGAGCTGTACGCCTCCAGCGGTTACGCCCTGGTCGAGAGGAAATTCGGGCTGTACCGGACCTACGACGACAGCCGGTGCATGGTGAAGTCGCTGGTCGCGGCCGACTGA